A region of Pleionea litopenaei DNA encodes the following proteins:
- a CDS encoding glutathione S-transferase family protein — translation MSLVDNPNCALTLYTNPMSRGQIARWMLEETELEYQQVILEYEQSMKSAEYLSINPMGKVPAISHEGKVITECAAICAYLADITTNITLAPAIADRADYYRWLFFAAGPLEAAIVNRSLGVEVSAEKQRMVGYGQYDMVVDVLAKKLSESDYICGSHFTAADVYIGSHVIWGTLFGSLPERSEFSDYAARLTNRSAYLRAKSIDDQLIQARENS, via the coding sequence ATGAGTCTAGTCGATAATCCTAACTGTGCATTAACGCTTTACACCAACCCAATGTCTCGCGGCCAAATTGCGCGATGGATGCTTGAGGAAACTGAATTAGAGTATCAACAAGTAATACTTGAATACGAACAATCCATGAAAAGCGCTGAATACTTATCCATTAACCCAATGGGAAAAGTCCCCGCAATTAGCCACGAGGGTAAAGTTATCACTGAGTGTGCCGCAATTTGTGCCTACTTAGCGGATATTACAACCAATATAACATTAGCTCCTGCAATCGCCGACCGCGCCGATTACTACCGTTGGTTATTTTTTGCCGCTGGCCCTCTCGAAGCAGCCATCGTAAACCGCTCTCTTGGAGTAGAAGTAAGCGCAGAAAAGCAACGCATGGTGGGTTATGGTCAATATGACATGGTGGTTGATGTTTTAGCTAAGAAATTATCTGAGTCGGATTATATCTGCGGCAGTCACTTTACCGCCGCCGATGTTTACATAGGCTCTCATGTGATTTGGGGAACCCTCTTTGGCTCCTTACCCGAACGTAGTGAATTTTCTGATTACGCAGCTCGATTAACCAACCGTTCTGCTTACCTTAGAGCAAAATCAATCGATGATCAGTTGATTCAAGCAAGAGAAAATAGTTAA
- a CDS encoding VOC family protein, which yields MPRNESINYLEIPSSDLTLTKAFFSAVFNWKFTDYGPEYCAFESSEIEGGFFYSEKSSQQQGGSVLIVFYSDELLLTQEKVVSSGGTLFKEIFEFPGGRRFHFFDPTGNEFAVWSDK from the coding sequence ATGCCGCGGAATGAATCGATCAATTACCTAGAAATCCCTTCGAGCGATCTCACGTTAACAAAAGCGTTTTTCTCAGCCGTATTCAATTGGAAGTTTACTGATTATGGACCGGAATACTGTGCTTTTGAATCAAGTGAAATTGAGGGCGGCTTTTTTTATTCTGAAAAGTCATCGCAACAACAAGGCGGCAGTGTTCTTATTGTATTTTACAGTGATGAACTATTGTTGACGCAAGAAAAAGTCGTGTCTTCGGGTGGGACATTGTTTAAAGAGATTTTTGAGTTTCCTGGCGGAAGACGTTTTCATTTTTTCGATCCAACCGGTAATGAATTTGCGGTTTGGTCGGATAAGTAA
- a CDS encoding GNAT family N-acetyltransferase, whose product MKVDASERLIYELMDESHANDLYELDQDPEVMRYITDGKISTWETINDVLIPRMLRYRNPELGWGIWRVALKDSNEFIGWVLVRPMNFFSEQRNDNDIELGWRFKRSTWGQGFATEAATQVMRALEQQCPPESFSAIAIPDNHGSINVMTKLGMNYIKTDWHRDPIGDVKVVFYTRELGV is encoded by the coding sequence ATGAAGGTTGACGCGTCTGAACGACTTATTTATGAACTGATGGATGAGTCACATGCAAATGATTTGTATGAGCTCGATCAAGATCCTGAAGTGATGCGTTACATTACAGATGGAAAAATATCGACATGGGAAACTATCAACGACGTTCTGATTCCTCGTATGCTAAGGTACCGAAACCCTGAGTTAGGTTGGGGGATCTGGCGAGTTGCTTTGAAGGACAGCAACGAATTTATTGGTTGGGTGTTGGTTCGACCCATGAACTTCTTTTCTGAGCAGCGCAATGACAATGATATTGAGCTCGGCTGGCGTTTTAAGCGAAGTACCTGGGGGCAGGGCTTTGCGACAGAAGCCGCTACTCAGGTAATGCGAGCTTTGGAGCAACAATGCCCGCCAGAGTCGTTCAGTGCGATCGCGATTCCTGATAATCACGGCTCAATTAACGTGATGACAAAGTTGGGCATGAATTACATAAAGACCGATTGGCATCGAGATCCAATCGGTGATGTGAAAGTTGTATTTTACACACGTGAATTAGGCGTTTAA
- a CDS encoding bifunctional GNAT family N-acetyltransferase/carbon-nitrogen hydrolase family protein: MSQSQETLLQLRVITPNDYTALAELMDLVYPDIGGAWPKATIQALVNAFPDGQIAIEDNGKLVAAALTIKVNYQRYSSRHTYKDVVSDKEIARHDDRGDALYGLDVFVHPDYRGLRLGRRLYEARRELCRALNLKAILAGGRIPGYRDYADKMSVNEYIEAVQRKELYDPILSFQLSNDFDIKRLMHQYLPEDKKSRGFATLLEWDNIFYEEEADSIHEVEKSIVRIGVAQWQMRTVTSLEDLLAQTEFIVSSLSDYQSDFALFPEFFSAPLMGLAPEKSPVEAVKFLSEFSEEIRLRMSQMAVEYNINIVAGSLPVQDDNRLYNVSYLCHRDGSVDEQYKIHITPHEKRDWVLDGGDKIQVFETDAGKVGILICYDSEFPELARILAEQGVQILFVPFWVDTKNGYLRVRLCSQARAIENECYVAIAGSVGNLPRVDNVNIQYAQSAVFSPSDVYFPHDATLAEATANAEMMIYADVDLDKLKLLNTEGSVNNLKDRRLDLYRVQLKSEQD, translated from the coding sequence ATGAGTCAGTCTCAAGAAACATTATTACAACTGCGAGTTATTACGCCCAATGATTACACCGCGCTAGCGGAGCTTATGGACCTCGTTTATCCAGACATTGGAGGCGCATGGCCAAAGGCAACCATTCAAGCATTGGTCAATGCTTTTCCTGATGGCCAGATTGCTATAGAAGATAATGGAAAACTCGTCGCCGCGGCATTGACCATAAAGGTCAACTACCAACGTTACTCTTCAAGGCATACTTACAAAGACGTTGTATCTGATAAAGAAATCGCTCGGCATGATGACCGCGGCGATGCTCTTTATGGATTAGACGTATTCGTACATCCTGATTATCGTGGTTTACGTCTGGGTCGCCGACTTTATGAAGCCAGACGAGAACTTTGTAGAGCACTTAACCTGAAAGCCATACTTGCTGGCGGCCGAATTCCAGGTTACCGAGATTATGCCGATAAAATGAGTGTGAATGAATACATTGAAGCGGTACAACGTAAGGAGCTGTATGATCCTATTTTATCGTTTCAATTGTCTAATGATTTTGACATCAAACGTCTAATGCACCAATACCTGCCCGAAGATAAAAAGTCACGAGGTTTTGCAACGCTTTTAGAATGGGATAATATTTTTTATGAAGAAGAAGCGGATTCTATTCATGAAGTAGAAAAGTCCATTGTTCGTATTGGTGTTGCGCAATGGCAAATGCGAACCGTTACTTCGCTCGAAGATTTGTTAGCACAAACCGAATTCATCGTCTCCTCACTTTCAGATTATCAATCCGACTTCGCGTTATTTCCGGAGTTTTTTAGCGCGCCATTAATGGGACTCGCGCCAGAAAAATCGCCTGTCGAGGCAGTAAAGTTCTTGTCTGAGTTTAGCGAAGAAATTAGATTACGCATGTCACAAATGGCGGTAGAGTACAATATCAACATTGTCGCCGGAAGTCTTCCAGTACAAGATGACAACCGACTCTACAATGTTTCTTATTTATGTCATCGCGATGGCAGTGTCGATGAACAATATAAAATACATATTACCCCCCACGAGAAGCGCGATTGGGTACTCGACGGTGGTGACAAAATTCAGGTTTTCGAAACGGACGCTGGCAAGGTAGGTATTTTAATTTGTTACGATTCAGAGTTTCCGGAGCTTGCTAGAATTTTGGCCGAACAAGGCGTACAAATTCTCTTTGTCCCTTTTTGGGTGGATACAAAAAATGGCTATTTACGAGTACGCCTTTGTTCACAAGCTCGCGCAATTGAAAACGAGTGTTATGTTGCTATTGCAGGCAGTGTTGGCAATCTGCCACGGGTTGATAATGTGAATATTCAATATGCACAATCGGCCGTATTTTCGCCATCAGATGTCTACTTTCCACACGATGCAACGCTTGCTGAAGCGACGGCAAACGCCGAAATGATGATCTATGCCGATGTCGACCTCGACAAGTTAAAACTGCTCAATACAGAAGGCTCAGTCAATAACCTTAAAGATCGAAGACTCGATTTATATCGAGTCCAACTAAAAAGCGAGCAAGATTAA